Proteins encoded together in one Miscanthus floridulus cultivar M001 chromosome 16, ASM1932011v1, whole genome shotgun sequence window:
- the LOC136513655 gene encoding zinc-finger homeodomain protein 6-like has protein sequence MEFRGQEEEEPVSEEMGANSAPPPAPAAGPVPARGNQNHAAEARYHECLRNHAAALGGHVVDGCGEFMPGGDGDRIKCAACGCHRSFHRKDDARRRHQLLLPSPAPVLSPTTPAPRVPLFLPPPHPHYAAGAAAHHPHYAPPPFPYHGTPSGSGGGTTTESSSEERGPPSGAAAAAQAQAHAQGHVRRKRFRTKFTPEQKEQMLAFAERLGWRMQKQDDALVQHFCDQVGVRHQVFKVWMHNNKHTGSGGRRQQQSQQQPQAQAHQQPQQEQ, from the coding sequence ATGGAATTCAGgggccaggaggaggaggagcccgtctCGGAGGAGATGGGCGCCAActccgcgccgccgcccgcccccGCTGCAGGCCCCGTCCCCGCCCGGGGGAACCAGAACCACGCCGCCGAGGCGAGGTACCACGAGTGCCTGCGCAACCACGCGGCGGCGCTGGGCGGCCACGTCGTCGACGGCTGCGGGGAATTCATGCCCGGCGGGGACGGCGACAGGATCAAGTGCGCCGCCTGCGGCTGCCACCGCAGCTTCCACCGCAAGGACGACGCGCGGCGCCGCCACCAGCTCCTGCTCCCGTCGCCCGCGCCGGTGTTGTCGCCCACGACCCCGGCCCCGCGCGTCCCGCTGTTCCTGCCGCCGCCCCACCCCCACTACGCCGCCGGCGCAGCCGCCCACCACCCCCACTACGCGCCGCCGCCGTTCCCGTACCACGGCACgcccagcggcagcggcggcggcaccacGACCGAGTCGTCCAGCGAGGAGCGCGGCCCGCCGTCCGGGGCCGCTGCCGCCGCGCAGGCGCAGGCGCACGCGCAGGGCCACGTCCGGCGGAAGCGGTTCCGGACCAAGTTCACGCCGGAGCAGAAGGAGCAGATGCTGGCGTTCGCGGAGCGCCTCGGCTGGCGGATGCAGAAGCAGGACGACGCGCTGGTGCAGCACTTCTGCGACCAGGTCGGCGTCCGCCACCAGGTCTTCAAGGTTTGGATGCACAACAATAAGCACACCGGCAGCGGCGGCAGGAGGCAGCAACAGTCCCAACAGCAACCGCAGGCGCAGGCACACCAGCAGCCGCAGCAGGAGCAGTAG